In one Candidatus Baltobacteraceae bacterium genomic region, the following are encoded:
- the pckA gene encoding phosphoenolpyruvate carboxykinase (ATP), translating into MSSTPSFGGQTILTVPEEFKSALVHENLSTAALVEHALRRGEGVLGNDGQLIVDTRPHTGRSPKDKFFVKEPSSEAHIDWGETNRPIDASKFDALWDRVSAYLSERELYSLDCYVGADENFRLPVRVVTEFAWHSLFARDLFIVPPEIPADFAPAFTVVDAALFEADPARDGTNSSTFVLVNFAKRMILIGGTRYAGEIKKSVFTVMNYLLPLRGALPMHCSANAGSKDGDVAIFFGLSGTGKTTLSADAHRPLIGDDEHGWSADGVFNFEGGCYAKAIRLSQKAEPEIWAASHRFGTVLENVVYDEATRALDLDSEAKTENTRCAYPIEYIPNIVPGSKGGHPRTIIMLTADAFGVLPPISKLSREQAMYHFLSGYTAKVAGTERGVTEPTATFSTCFGAPFMVHHPTVYSKLLGKKIDEHEVVCWLVNTGWTGGPYGVGKRISIAYTRAMIDAIIGGSLAGADFKLEPFFGLHLPVAVPNVPAEVLDPRNLWPDKAAYDLQAKKLAALFAQNFKKFEGQAAEGVRAVAIQP; encoded by the coding sequence ATGTCGTCTACGCCGTCATTTGGGGGTCAAACCATCCTTACCGTTCCCGAAGAGTTCAAGTCCGCGCTCGTCCATGAGAACCTCTCGACCGCCGCGCTCGTCGAACACGCGCTGCGCCGCGGCGAAGGCGTCCTCGGCAACGACGGGCAGCTCATCGTCGATACGCGCCCGCACACCGGCCGCTCGCCCAAGGACAAGTTTTTCGTCAAAGAGCCTTCGAGCGAGGCGCACATCGACTGGGGCGAGACCAATCGTCCCATCGACGCGTCGAAATTCGATGCGCTCTGGGACCGCGTGAGCGCCTACCTTTCGGAACGCGAACTCTACTCGCTGGATTGTTACGTCGGCGCCGACGAGAACTTCCGGTTGCCCGTGCGGGTCGTCACGGAGTTTGCCTGGCACAGCCTCTTCGCGCGCGATCTCTTCATCGTTCCGCCGGAGATTCCGGCCGATTTCGCGCCCGCGTTCACCGTGGTCGATGCGGCGCTCTTTGAGGCCGATCCCGCGCGCGACGGCACCAATTCCTCGACGTTCGTGCTGGTGAACTTCGCCAAGCGCATGATCCTTATCGGCGGCACCCGTTACGCGGGGGAGATCAAGAAGTCGGTCTTCACCGTCATGAATTATCTCCTTCCGCTGCGTGGCGCGCTGCCGATGCACTGTTCGGCCAACGCCGGCAGCAAAGACGGCGACGTCGCCATCTTCTTCGGCCTCTCCGGAACCGGCAAGACGACGCTCTCCGCCGACGCGCATCGCCCGTTAATCGGCGACGACGAACACGGCTGGTCGGCCGACGGCGTTTTCAATTTCGAGGGCGGCTGCTACGCGAAGGCGATTCGCCTTTCGCAAAAAGCGGAGCCCGAGATCTGGGCGGCGTCGCATCGCTTCGGCACCGTGCTCGAAAACGTCGTCTACGACGAAGCGACCCGCGCGCTCGATCTCGATTCCGAAGCCAAAACCGAGAACACCCGTTGCGCGTACCCGATCGAGTACATTCCGAACATCGTTCCCGGCAGCAAAGGCGGCCATCCGCGCACGATCATCATGCTCACCGCCGATGCGTTCGGCGTGTTGCCGCCGATCAGCAAGCTCAGCCGCGAGCAGGCGATGTACCATTTTCTCTCCGGCTACACGGCCAAGGTCGCCGGCACCGAACGGGGCGTAACCGAACCGACCGCGACGTTTTCAACCTGCTTCGGCGCTCCGTTCATGGTGCACCATCCGACGGTGTATTCAAAATTGCTGGGCAAGAAAATCGACGAGCACGAAGTCGTTTGTTGGCTCGTCAATACCGGCTGGACCGGTGGCCCGTACGGCGTCGGTAAACGAATCTCGATCGCCTACACGCGCGCGATGATCGATGCGATCATCGGCGGCTCGCTCGCCGGCGCCGACTTCAAGCTCGAGCCGTTCTTCGGACTCCACCTGCCGGTCGCCGTACCGAACGTGCCCGCCGAGGTGCTCGATCCGCGCAACCTGTGGCCCGACAAAGCGGCCTACGACCTGCAGGCGAAAAAACTCGCGGCGCTCTTCGCACAAAACTTCAAGAAGTTTGAGGGACAGGCCGCCGAGGGCGTGCGAGCCGTCGCGATCCAACCGTAA
- a CDS encoding P1 family peptidase gives MRTRPYLLAITALLSLALAAPASAAIPFRFGFYPAGPLDGITDVPGVAVGNLTKIEGANVRTGATAIVPDSDPWDRKVSAATLAFNGNGEMTGTHWINEAGYLETPIVLTDTLDVGRADDGAISWMIGKHPQIGRTDDVPLPVVAECDDQLLNDIQGRYVSANDVGALLDSAKRGQFARGSVGAGTGMKAFGFKAGIGSASRVLPKELGGYTVGVLVNDNTGSSREQLTIDGVKVGQRLRDEYKMTFPKRISLHGRMASGSIVIVIATNAPLDSRQLHAIALRAGLGMGRTGLTSDVGSGDLFLAFSTGYVYTRTANFVVSPPAARIVENDDTLNALYRATAEATEAAIYDALFNAKTMTGKGGATVYGLPVDRVLTMLRAAGVK, from the coding sequence ATGCGCACGCGACCGTATTTGCTGGCCATAACGGCCCTGTTGAGCCTCGCCCTGGCGGCGCCGGCCTCGGCCGCCATTCCGTTCCGGTTCGGTTTCTATCCGGCCGGGCCGCTCGACGGCATCACCGACGTCCCCGGCGTGGCGGTGGGAAACCTCACCAAAATCGAGGGCGCGAACGTGCGCACCGGCGCGACCGCCATCGTACCCGACTCGGATCCCTGGGATCGGAAAGTCTCGGCCGCGACCCTGGCTTTCAATGGCAACGGCGAAATGACCGGAACGCACTGGATCAACGAGGCCGGCTATCTCGAGACGCCGATCGTCTTGACCGACACGCTCGACGTGGGCCGTGCCGACGACGGTGCGATTAGCTGGATGATCGGGAAGCATCCGCAGATCGGCCGCACCGACGACGTGCCCCTTCCCGTCGTTGCGGAGTGCGACGATCAACTGCTCAACGATATTCAAGGGCGGTATGTAAGCGCAAACGACGTGGGCGCGCTGCTCGATAGCGCGAAGCGCGGACAATTCGCGCGCGGCAGCGTCGGCGCGGGCACGGGAATGAAGGCGTTCGGGTTCAAGGCCGGCATCGGTTCGGCATCGCGCGTTCTCCCCAAGGAGCTTGGCGGCTATACGGTTGGGGTGCTGGTCAACGACAATACCGGATCGTCGCGCGAGCAGCTCACGATCGACGGCGTAAAAGTCGGGCAACGGCTGCGCGACGAGTACAAGATGACGTTTCCCAAGCGTATCTCGCTGCACGGACGTATGGCATCGGGCAGCATCGTCATCGTGATCGCGACCAACGCTCCGCTCGATTCGCGTCAGCTCCACGCTATCGCGTTGCGCGCGGGCTTGGGCATGGGGCGAACGGGGTTGACCTCGGACGTCGGCAGCGGCGATCTTTTCCTGGCTTTTTCGACCGGCTACGTCTACACTCGGACCGCCAACTTCGTCGTCTCGCCGCCGGCGGCTCGGATCGTTGAAAACGACGATACCCTCAACGCGCTCTATCGCGCCACCGCCGAAGCGACCGAGGCCGCCATTTACGATGCGCTGTTTAACGCCAAGACGATGACCGGGAAGGGCGGCGCCACCGTCTACGGGTTGCCGGTCGATCGGGTCCTCACGATGCTGCGCGCGGCCGGCGTGAAATGA
- a CDS encoding GNAT family N-acetyltransferase, giving the protein MSFIETERLLIRKWMPNDVDSALAIYGDPEVMHFIPIGALDRDGVARLIGRFMEEDERSGFGLWPVLEKSNGRLIAECGLHTIPETGEVEIAWLFARDAWGKGYATEAGRAVLEFGLREVGLAKIVCLIDRENARSIAVANKLRFRYDRIGRYYHRDLMKYEKRP; this is encoded by the coding sequence ATGAGCTTTATTGAGACGGAGCGATTGCTGATTCGGAAGTGGATGCCGAACGACGTCGACTCGGCCTTGGCGATCTATGGCGATCCTGAGGTAATGCACTTCATTCCGATCGGTGCGCTCGATCGGGACGGCGTCGCGCGTTTGATCGGCCGGTTCATGGAGGAAGACGAACGCAGTGGATTCGGCCTCTGGCCGGTGCTCGAAAAATCGAACGGACGCCTGATCGCCGAGTGCGGTCTGCACACGATTCCCGAGACCGGCGAGGTGGAGATCGCGTGGCTCTTCGCGCGCGATGCGTGGGGGAAGGGATACGCGACCGAGGCCGGCCGCGCCGTCCTAGAATTCGGGCTGCGCGAAGTGGGCCTCGCGAAGATCGTCTGCTTGATCGATCGCGAGAACGCGCGCTCCATCGCCGTCGCCAACAAGCTGCGGTTCCGCTACGATCGTATCGGCCGCTACTACCATCGCGACCTAATGAAATATGAGAAGCGGCCCTAA